CGGAAGTCGTCGCCGAGACGGCGGGTCGAGGAGATCGTCTTTCCCGCCTCCTCCGGCCCCGCGACGACGAACACCGTCTCCTCTTCCCAAAGGCGATACATCGATCCGACCGGGAGCCCGTTCCCCCACGCGTAGGTCAGGCGGATCCCGGACGGGGTGAACCCGTTCCACAGCTTCTTGAAAAAGAGTCCGACGCGCCGTTTCGCCCCCAGTTTCAATGAATCGTTCCCGAAGACGAACGTGACCGATGCCGGGAAGACCGCTTCTCCAGGCAGGTAATCGTTCCCCCGGACATTGACGTTGTCCGCGGTGAAGCGGAGCGCGGCGGCGGCCGGCTCCCAGCGGCCGACGCGCCGATACAAAACGCCCGTCCCGGGGGACATCGCCACCTCGACCGAGATCCCGTTGTCCGTCCCCCCGACGTGGCGCTCCGGAAGCGACTCCCACCGCCCCGCGGTGGACTCGTCCCATTTCCCCTGCCCCTCTCCCGCCGCGAAGATCCGCCCGGACGAAGCGAGGAGCGCGGCGAAACACAGGAGGAACAGCGCGATCTTACGCATCTTCGCCACGCTCCTCCACCCGGCGGAGAACTTCGTACCCGATCTCCGAGAGGTGCTTCGTGAACCGCGCGGCGCACGCGTCCGTCCGTTCGAAGCGATCGCCGCGAAACACCACCCGCACGCGATACTCCCCGTCGCTCATCGGGTACGACCCGATGCCGACATCGGGGAACGCCGTCATCGCCTCCCTCATGATCCCGGCGTACGACGACTCCGGAGCCATCGCGTAGAGGGTGACGCGGCTCTTGCGGCGGCCGGAAACCATCGGCTTCACCCACTCGAACATCGCCTGGAGC
This DNA window, taken from Deltaproteobacteria bacterium, encodes the following:
- a CDS encoding DUF3047 domain-containing protein, producing MAKMRKIALFLLCFAALLASSGRIFAAGEGQGKWDESTAGRWESLPERHVGGTDNGISVEVAMSPGTGVLYRRVGRWEPAAAALRFTADNVNVRGNDYLPGEAVFPASVTFVFGNDSLKLGAKRRVGLFFKKLWNGFTPSGIRLTYAWGNGLPVGSMYRLWEEETVFVVAGPEEAGKTISSTRRLGDDFR